The genomic DNA GCACGAGCCCGGACTCATCGAGATTGCGGACGACATGGGCGTCGACCAGTTTGTCGTACAGCGTGCGCGCTGCCATCGCGCTGTCCTCCGGAAAAACTCTTGTCCCGACCGTGCCGTCCGCCACACTGGAAATCCAATGTCGTGTTCTGATATCATTATGCAGATCATGCATAAGCAATGCAGGGATGTCGGGAGGCTGCGATGGAGATCAACTGGCTGCACGATTTCATCGCGGTTGCGACCACGCGCAGCTTTTCGCGGGCGGCCGAGCAACGCAATTGCTCACAGCCGGCGCTGAGCCGCAGAATCCAGGCGCTCGAGGTCTGGACCGGCGCACCGCTGCTGGAGCGCACCACGCACAGCGTCAATCTCACACCGGCCGGCGAAGGGTTTCGCGACATCGCCGAGGACGTCCTGCGCCGGCTCGCCGCCGGCCGGCTCGATGCTCAGGAGCGGGCCCGCGGCGCGTCCGACGTGCTGAAATTCGCCTCGACCAACGCGCTGTCGCTGACCTTCTTCCCGGATTGGCTGCGCGGCATCGAGACCGAGCTGTCGTTCGTGCCGAACGTGCAGCTCGTCGCCAACCACATGGAGGCCTGCGAACGGATCCTGCTGGCGGGCGATGCGCACTTCCTGCTCTGCCATTACCATCCGGCGGCAGCCACGGCGCTGACGCCGTCGCATTTCCGCTCGCTTCACGTCGGCAACGACAGGCTCATCCCTGCATCGGTGCCGCTTTCAGGCCGGAGCCGCAAGCCGCGTTTCAAGTTGCCGGGCTCGGCAGCCGCGCCGCTCCCATTCCTGAGCTTCCGTCCTGAATCGGGCATGGGGCGAATCCTCGAATCCGTGCGTGCGACCTCGCGGGACGACGTCTATCTACGCCCGACCTTCACCTCGCATCTTGCAAAGCTATTGGTGACGATGGTGCAGAACGGCCGCGGCATGGCTTGGCTGCCCGAAAGCCTGATCAGCGATCAGCTTGCCTCCGGCGAGATCGTCGCAGCAGGCGGCGCGGAATGGCACGTGCCGATCGAGATCCACGTGTTCCGGCCGAAGCTGCGGCTGGCCAAGGCCGCCGAGGCGTTTTGGAGTCACATCGAGAAGAACGGCGCGCGGACTTAGGGATGACAGCGGCGCGAACCGTACAGACAGCCGCGTTTATTGGCGCGGCATCGGAAGCACGAGCATTCGCTTACGCGTGCTTCTTCTTCGGCTTGGCCGCCCTCGGCACCGGCTGCGGCTCGGGATTGCCCTCGATCGAGGACAGGCGGCCCGCCGTGAAGGTATAGATGCCCGCGCGCGGGCCGGTGGTCCAGGTGACGACGGCGACGCGGCGGCCGGCGGCATCGTTGGAGAGGTTGACGTTCGAGGGCGCGCCGATGCCGCGCACCACGTCGCATTCGGTGTGGCCGAGCGCAACCGTGCCGCCCATCGGCGACGGCGCCGTCGTCGATGCGTTGGCATCGGCCGGCCCGGGCGGCGGCGTCATGCCGGCACAGGCCCCGTCGGCACTGACGAGATCCTCAGCTCCGACCGGCTTGTCGGGGGTCAGCGGCGGCGACTCGATCGAGATGTTCTTGATGAAGATGCGGCCCGGCTTCTGGAACCATTCTGCGTCCTTCGACAACAGGTCGGTCCCGCTCGAACAGCCCGCGACCAGCGGTGCTATTGCAGCCAACGCAACTATGAGCGACCTGGGAAGCTTTTGATGTCGCACGATAAACCAAATTCCCCGCGTGAAGGACCAGCCCTAAGCGATTGTCCCAACATCACTTTGCGGCACGAAGGTGACAAAAGCCAGCATCGCCCGAAAAGTCCAAATTATCATTAATTGCCAAGGACGATTGCAAAGGATGATCGCCAAGGACGCTAATTCCGACGCTGCCACCGGCCCCGTTCGTCGGCCTGCCAATAGGTGACATCAAATCCCTTCGCCTTGCAATCCGTCCAGGCACTGCGGGCGAGCGCCAGCGCATCCGGATCATCACCGTTGAACAGCAGCACCATGCGCGCATAGCCCTGCGCGTCCTCTGGGAGGGCCGCATTGTCGACCAGGAAGCGGATATGGGCGCCGTTGGGATTGCCCTCCTCGATCGCCAGCACGATCGGCTGATCGGCGGCATCGTTCACGCGCCATGTCGCGTGCGGCAGGAAGGAATCGTCGCGATAGGTCCATAAATGGGCGTCGAGCGCGTCGGCCCGTTCCTCCGAGGTCGACTGCACCACGACGCGCCAGCCGCGCTCGAGCGATTTCTCGAGAAGCGGCGGCAAGACGTTCTCCACCGTCATGTTTTGCAGATGGTAGAACAGCACTTCCGTCATCGCGAGGTCACTTGCGCTCGTAGTGATCGGCGACCAGGCGGTCGAGCAGACGGACGCCGTAGCCCGCGCCCCAGCTGTGGTTGATGTCGGTCTTCGGCGCGCCCATGGCGGTGCCGGCGATGTCGAGATGGGCCCAGGGCGTGCCGTCGACGAAGCGCTGCAGGAACTGCGCCGCGGTGATCGAGCCGCCATGACGGCCGCCGGTGTTCTTCATGTCGGCGAACTGGGAATCGATCAGCTTGTCGTATTCGGGACCGAGCGGCATGCGCCAGACCTTTTCCCCGCTCTCGGTGCCGGCCGCCAGCAGGCGTTCGGCAAGCTCGTCATTGTTGGAGAACATGCCGGCATGCTCGGTGCCGAGCGCGACCACGATCGCGCCGGTCAGCGTCGCCAGGTCCACCATGAATTTCGGCTTCACCTTCTTGGCGACGTACCAGAGCACGTCGGCCAGCACGAGGCGACCCTCCGCGTCGGTGTTGATGATCTCGATGGTCTGGCCCGACATCGAGGTGACGATATCGCCCGGCCGCTGCGCATTGCCGTCGGGCATGTTCTCGACGAGGCCGATGGCGCCGACCACGTTGGCCTTGGCTTTGCGCGCCGCCAGCGCGTGCATCAGGCCGACGACGCAGGCTGCGCCCCCCATGTCGCCCTTCATGTCCTCCATGCTGCCGGCCGGCTTGATCGAGATGCCGCCGGTGTCGAAGCAGACGCCCTTGCCGATGAAGCTGACCGGCGCCTCGCCCTTCTTGCCGCCGTCCCAGCGCATGATCACGGTCCGGCTCGGCCGCGCCGAGCCCTGGCCGACGCCGAGCAGCGCGCCCATGCCGAGCTTCTGCATCGCCTTGACGTCGAGCACCTCGACCTTGACGCCGAGCTTGCGGAGCTGACTGGCGCGGCGCGCGAATTCTTCGGGGAAGAGCACGTTCGGCGGCTCGTTGACGAGGTCGCGCGCGATGATCACGCCGTCGACGACGTGGCCGGCCGCGACAAACGCCTTCTTCGCGGCAGCGGCATCGCCGACCGCAAGCGAGATGTCGGCGCGCGGGGCCCCCTCCTCGCCGTCCTTCTTCTTGGTCTTGTAGCGGTCGAACTTGTAGGCGCGCAGGCGCAGGCCCGAGGCGATCGCAACCGCCTGCTCGCTTCCCATCGCACCATCGGGCAGTTCCGCCATGATGGTCATGGCGGCGCTTCCTGCGGGAAGCTTGCTCGCCGCCACACCGCCGAATTTGAGGAAATCGTTCGCCTTCAGGCCGGCCGCCTTGCCGGCGCCGATCACGATCAGGCGGGTGGCCTTCACCCCTTCCGGCGCCAGGACGTCCAGCGCCGCCCCGCTTTTACCCTTGAAGGCGGCAGCGGCGGCCGCGCGCTTCACGAGGTCGACGGCGCCGCCCAGCGCCTTGGCCGTCGCGGGGCCGACCTTCAGATTGTCGTCGCAGAACACGACCAGGATGCCACGGGCGGCTGATGACAGCGGGACGAAGCCGACCTTGATGGCATCGGACATGGGTAACTCCTTCAAAATTCTTGGTCTTTTTGCCGTTCACGGGTCCTGGCGGGGCGACGGATTTGAACGGCGATTCAGTGAGCCTTGCGCACTATGGGCCAGCGGCCCGGCAGATGCCAAGCGCCCCCGTGGCCGGCGGGCCACAACGAGCGAAATATTAACCATATATTGAGGGTGCCATGGGGCAGCCATTTTGTTGACGGATCAAAGGGATGGTAGTGAGAGAGTAAGCTGGCGGAAGAGGCGCTGGCCAACCTTGGGGATCCCCTGCTCGGGATTGGTTGGACCGGCGGAATTTCGGCCGACATTGGGGACTTGGTGGGATTCGTGCGGTAGCGCATGGGGTCGATCGATAAGTATATCTTCCGCACGACGCTGGCGTCGTTTGCGCTGGTCCTGGTCAGCCTCACCGGCGTGATCTGGATTACGCAGGCGTTGCGCGGCATCGACCTGATGACGAGCCAGGGTCAGACCATCCTCACCTTCCTGGGCATCACCAGCCTCGTCATCCCGGCCCTGGTCCTGATCATCTCGCCGATCGCGCTGATGATCGCGATCTCGCATACGCTGAACAAGCTCGCGACCGATTCCGAGATCATCGTGATGAATGCCGCCGGCTTCTCGCCATTCCGGCTGTTCTATCCGTTCTTCTACGCCACCTGCGTGGTGGCGCTGCTGGTTGCCTTCATCGCCGCCTATCTGGCCCCCGACGGCATGCGGCGAATCAAGCAGTGGGACGCCGAGATCACCGCGGACGTGCTCACCAACATCCTGCAGCCCGGCCGCTTTGCCCAGCTGGACAAGAACCTCACGATCCGGATTCGCGAGCGCCAGCCCGGCGGCATCCTGGCCGGCATCTTCATCGACGACCGCCGCGATCCGAACGAGCGCGTCTCGATCGTCGCAGAACGCGGCGAGGTCGTGAAGAACGAGACCGGCTCGTTCCTGGTCCTGGAGACCGGCAATCTCCAGCGCTTCGAGGCCGGCAAGCGCGATCCGGCGCTGGTGGCTTTCGGCCGCTACGGCTTCGACATGTCGAAATTCTCCAACCAGGGCCGCGACGTCACCCTGGGCATCCGCGAGCGCTATCTGTGGGAGCTGTTCTCGCCGTCCGAGGACGACCCCGTCTACAAGCAGATCCCCGGGCAATTCCGCTCGGCCCTGCATGACAGCCTGTTGGCTCCGATTTATCCGTTTGCCTTTGCCGTGCTGACCTTCGCCTTCCTCGGAGCGCCGCGCACCACCCGCCAGAGCCGCAACTTCTCGATCGGCTCGTCGATCATCGCGGTGTTCGGCCTGCGGATGGCGGGCTTTGCCTGCTCGGTGATGGCGGTGAAGTCGTCGAGCCCGGTGCTGGTGCAATATGCGATGGTCTTCGGCGCCATCGGCGTCGGGCTGTGGATGATCATCAGCGGCGTCGTGGTCGAGCCGCCCCCCGGCCTGATGGAGGCCATCAACAGGTCGAATGCGCGCATCGCGCGGCTGTTCGGACGTCCGGCCACCGCATGAGCATGCTCACCAACACACTCGGGCGCTATTTCGCCGGCCGCTTCGTGGTCGCGGCGCTCGGCGTGTTCGCCAGCATTTTCCTGCTGCTGGTGCTGGTCGACTATATCGAGATGGTGCGCAAGACCTCCGGACTGGCCTCCGCCTCGGCGCTCATGGTGGCCGAGACCTCGCTGTTCCGGGTGCCGCAGCTCCTGGAGAAGCTGACGCCGTTCTGCATGCTGATCGGCGCCATGACCTGCTATCTCGCCCTCTCCCGGCGATTGGAGCTCGTGGTCGCCCGCGCCGCCGGTATCTCGGCATGGCAGTTCATCTCGCCGGCGCTCGGCAGTGCGCTGCTGATCGGCGTGATCGCCACGGTCGCCTACAATCCGATGTCGGCCAATTTGCGTGAAGCCTCCAAGCGCATGGAGGCCGAGCTGTTCGGCTCGGCGCCCGGCGGCGGCATCCAGGACGCCTCCGGCTTCTGGCTCAATCAGGTGACCAGCGACGGCCAGACCATCATCAATGCGGCGCGCAGCGAGCAGCAGGGCATCCGGCTCACGGGGCTGACGCTGTTCCGGTTCGACCCCGAGCAGCACTTCAAGGAGCGGGTCGAGGCGCGCGAGGCGACGCTCGAGGCCGGCCGCTGGCTGTTCAAGGGCGTCCGCCGCTTTTCGCTGGACGCCCCGCCGATCGACCAGGCCACGCTCGAGATTCCGACGACGCTGACCGAGGCGCAGGTCCGCAACAGCTTTTCCACCCCGGAAACTGTGTCCTTTTGGCAACTACCGAGCTACATCCGCTCGTCCGAAAGCTCGGGCTTCGCGACAGCGGGATACCGACTCCAGTATCAGAAGCTTCTGGCACAGCCATTTTTGCTGGCCGCCATGGTGATGCTCGCGGCCTCCGTGTCGTTGCGCTTCTTCCGGATGGGCGGCGTGCAAAAGATGGTTTTGAGTGGCGTGGGCGCAGGCTTTCTGCTCTACGTTCTGTCGAAAGTGACTGAAGACTTGAGCAAGGCTGAGTTGATGCATCCGATCGCTGCGGCGTGGTTGCCCGTGGTGGTGGGCGGCCTCACCGGCTTTTTGGCCTTGTTGTACCAGGAGGACGGTTAGTGACTGCCGTCCATCGAGGACCCGTGTCTCGTTTGACGCGCCGCATGGTGATGCGCGCGAACGGGTGCGGCTTGTCTCTTCGCAGGATCGTGATGGCTGTCGCGACGGCGGCCTCGCTCGGCGCGCTGATCGACGTTGCCGCCGTGGCGCCGGCCTCCGCCCAATACACCTACAATCCGCTGCCGCCGCGTCCGAAGCCGGCGAAGGCCGCCAACGACAACCAGATGCTGGTTCAGGCGACCGAGGTCGACTACGACTACAACAATTCGCGTGTTTCCGCGGTCGGTAACGTCCAGCTGTTCTACAACGGAACCAGCGTCGAGGCCGACAGGGTCATCTACGACCAGAAGACCAAGCGGCTGCATGCCGAAGGCAACATCCGCATGACGGATGCCGACGGCAAGATCACCTATGCCGAGATCATGGATCTCTCGGATGATTACCGCGACGGTTTCGTCGATTCGCTGCGCGTGGACACGGCCGACCAGACCCGCATGGCCGCCAGCCGCGCCGACCGCTCCAGCGGCAACTACACGGTGTTCGAGAACGGCGTCTACACGGCCTGCGCGCCGTGTAAGGACGATCCGAAGAAGCCGCCGCTGTGGCAGGTCAAGGGTGCGCGCATCATCCACGACCAGCAGGAGAAGATGCTGTATTTCGAGACGGCACAGCTCGAATTCTTCGGCGTGCCCCTCGCCTACATGCCCTATTTCTCGACGCCCGACCCGACCGTGAAGCGCAAGAGCGGCTTCCTGATGCCGGGCTACATTGCCGGCACGTCGAACACGGGCTACGGCGTCGAGGTTCCCTATTATTGGGCGATCGCGCCCGACATGGACGCAACCATCACCCCCCGCATCCTGTCGCGACAGGGCGTGCTGCTGCAGGGCGAATTCCGCCAGCGCCTGATCGACGGCGCCTACCAGATCCGCGCCTATGGCATCGACCAGCTCGATCCCGGCGCGTTTAGCGGCCAGCCCGGCGACCGCCAGTTCCGCGGCGCCGTCGACACCAAGGGTCAGTTCGCGCTGAACGACAAATGGGTCTGGGGCTGGGACGGCGTCGTGATGTCCGACTACTATTTCTTCTCGGACTACCGCCTCTATCAGTACCGCGATCCGCTCGGCTCGTTCCTGCTGCTGCCGACGGAGGCGCTGTCGCAGCTCTATCTGACCGGTGTCGGCAACCGCAGCTTCTTCGACGCCCGCACGATGTACTGGCTGAGCTATTCGGGCAACCAGAGCCAGGTGCCGATCGTCTATCCGGTGATCGACTATTCCAACGTGCTCAACTATCCGGTGTTCGGCGGCGAGTTCAGCTACAAGACCAATTTCGTGAACCTGTCGCGCGAGCAGGCGGCGTTCGATCCGATCACGACGACCGCCAACACGAGCAGCCTGTGCACGACGGCATCGGCCGATCCGCTGGCGCGCCTGCCCTCGCAGTGCCTGCTGCGCGGCTTCCCCGGCACCTACACCCGCCTCACGGCGGAAGCGCAATGGCGCAAGTCCTTCACCGATCCGCTCGGCCAGATCTGGACGCCGTTCGCGAGCCTGCGCGCCGACGCGATCAATTCCTCGGTCTCCAACCAGCCGGGCGTGTCGAACTATCTTCCCGTCGGCGACACCCAGGCGTTCCGCCTGATGCCGACCGTGGGTCTCGAATATCGCTACCCCTTCATCAACATCCAGCCCTGGGGATCGACCACGCTCGAGCCGATCGCGCAGATCATCATCCGGCCGAACGAGACCTATGCCGGCAAGCTGCCGAACGAGGACGCCCAGAGCATGGTGTTCGACGCCTCGAACCTGTTCAGCGTCGACAAGTTCTCCGGCTACGACCGCGTCGAGGGCGGCGGCCGCGCCAATGTCGGCGTGCAGTCCACCACGCAGTTCGACAGGGGCGGCGCGGTCAAGGTGCTGTTCGGCCAGTCCTACCAGCTGTTCGGCATGAATTCCTTCGCGGTCCAGGACAGCATCAACACCGGCCTCAATTCCGGCCTGGACAAGCCGCGCTCCGATTACGTCGCGAGCGCCAGCTATTCGCCCAACAGCACGTACACGTTCAGCGTCCGCTCCCGCATGGATGAGCAGACCTGGAACGTGCAGCGCTTCGAGGCGGAAGGCCGCGCCAACTTCAATCGCTGGTCGGTCAGCGTACTGTACGGCAATTACGCAGCGCAGCCGGAGCTCGGCTATCTGACCCGCCGTGAGGGTATCCTGACCTCGGGATCGCTGAAGGTCGCGAACAATTGGGTGGTGTCGGGCTCGGCGCGGTGGGACCTCGAGGCCAACAAGATCAACCAATATGTGCTCGGCGCGGGCTATGTCGACGATTGCTTCGTGCTGGCGGCGAACTACGTAACTTCGTATAGTTATTCAGCGGGCACCACGCCGCCCGTGCTGAGCCATGCGTTCATGTTCCAGATCGGCCTGCGCACGCTGGCAACCTCGACGACGGCCAGCAGTTCCTCCGGCCTCCAGTGAACGGTTTGAAGTGCCGGCCGCGCTTGCCCTCATCACAGGCTCGACGCGGCTGACATGCGAGCGACAATCATGACGACCCTATTGCCCGTTTTCCGCCTCCTCCTTGCCGTCAGCGCCGGGCTGATCCTGACCGGACTGCCCTCGGCCTCGCGCGCGCAGAACATCGTCGTCATGGTCAACGGCGATCCGATCACCGATTTCGACATCGAGCAGCGCTCCAAGCTCGACCAGCTGACGACACAGAAGACCCCGAGCCGGCAGGAGGTCATTAACGAGCTGATCGACGACAAGGTGAAGATGAAGGAGGGCAGGAAGTACGGGGTCGATCCCGGCGTCTCCGACGTCAACCAGTCCTACGAGGGCATGGCGCAGCGCATGCGCATCTCGCCGGAGCAGCTCACCAAGTCGCTCGAATCCAAAGGCGTGCGCCCCGAAACGCTGAAGGGCCGCATGAAGGCCGAGATGGTTTGGACCAGCCTCGTGCGCGGCCGCTTCAAGGAGAAGCTGCTGGTCGGCGAACGCGACGTCGCCCAGGCCGTGCAGGCCCAGACCGGCGACAAGCTGCAGATCGAAGGCACCGAATACAAGATGCAGCCGATCGTGCTGATCGTGCCGCGCGGCTCGTCCGCCGCGTTCCTGGAGACGCGGAAGAAGGAAGCCGAGACCTATCGGTCGCGTGTCGGAAGCTGCGAGGAAGCCAATTCGCTGTTCCGCTCGACACCGAACGCCACCATCCGCGACAGCGTCACCAAGACCACCGCGGAGCTGCCGGAGGCGTTGCGCAAGGTGCTCGACGACACGCCGATCGGCCACCTCACCGCGCCCGAGCTGACCAAGAACGGCATCGAGATGGTGGTGCTGTGCTCGCGCAAGCCGACCATGATCGACACGCCGAAGAAGCGCGAGGTCCGCGAGAAGATGTATCAGGAGAAGTACGAGAAGACCCAGAAGGCCTATCTCGACGATCTCCGCAAGGCGGCGATGATCGAATATCGCAACCATCGCTGATGGCCGCTTCCGCAGCAAAGGCGCTTCCCCTTCCTCTTGCGCTGACCCTGGGCGAGCCCGCCGGCATCGGCCCCGACATCACGATCGCGGCCTGGCTGCGGCGCCGCGAGCTGAACCTGCCCGCCTTCTATCTGCTCGGTGACGAGGCGCTGATCGCGCGCCGCGCCAGGGCGCTCGCCACCTCGCTGGGGGCCGACGTCAGGACCGCGGCGGTGAGCCCCGGCGAGGCCGCTTCGGCCTTCACCGATGCCCTGCCCGTGGTTGCCACCGGCGAGCGCGCCACCGCCGAGCCCGGCAAGCCCGATGCATCAAGCGCGCCCGCCGCACTCGCCTCGATCCGGCAGGCGGTCGCGGATGTCCGCGAGGGCCGCGCCGGCGCGGTCGTCACCAATCCGATCGCCAAGAGCGTGCTCTACCGCGCGGGCTTCCGACATCCCGGCCACACCGAATTCCTCGCCGAGCTCGCCGCGGAGAACAGGCGCGTGCCGCAGCCCGTGATGATGCTGTGGTCGCCGCAACTCGCCGTGGTGCCCGTGACCATTCACGTCTCGATCCGCGACGCCCTGGCAGAGCTCAGCAGCGAGCTGATCGTCTCGACCGTGCGCATCGTCGCAACCGAGCTGAAATCCCGCTTCGGAATCGCGCGGCCGCGCATCGCGGTCTCCGGCCTCAATCCGCATGCCGGCGAGGACGGCTCGCTCGGCCACGAGGAGCAGACCGTCATCGCCCCCGCGCTCAGGACCCTGCGCGGCGACGGCATCGAGACCAGGGGCCCGCTGCCCGCCGACACCATGTTCCACGAGGCCGCGCGCAGCACCTATGACTGCGCCGTCTGCATGTATCACGACCAGGCGCTGATCCCGATCAAGACCGTCGCCTTCGACAACGCGGTCAACGTCACGCTCGGCCTGCCCTTTGTCCGCACCTCGCCCGACCACGGCACCGCCTTCGATATCGCCGGCACGGCGAAGGCCAATCCGGCCAGCCTGATCGCGGCGCTCCGGCTCGCCAGCCGCATGGCGGCCGCGAACATCCGATGAGCGCGATCGACGACCTCCCGCCGCTGCGCGAGGTCATTCGCCGGCACGCGCTGTCGGCGCGCAAATCGCTCGGCCAGAACTTCCTGCTCGATCTCAATCTCACGGCGCGCATCGCGCGCGCCGCGGCGCCGCTCGAGGATTCCACCATCGTCGAGATCGGCCCCGGCCCGGGCGGGCTGACGCGCGCACTGCTCGCGCTCGGCGCCAAACGCGTCATCGCCATCGAGCACGACGAGCGCGCGATCCCTGCCTTGCAGGATATTTCCGCGCGCTACCCTGACAGGCTCGAGATCGTGCATGGCGATGCCATGACTTTCGATCCCCGGCCGTCGCTCAATGGCGAGCGGGCAAAAATCGTCGCCAATTTGCCCTACAACATCGCGACCCAGCTCCTGATCAACTGGCTCACCACCGAGCCCTGGCCACCCTGGTACGACATGATGGTGCTGATGTTCCAGCGCGAGGTCGGCGAGCGCATCGTGGCGCACGAGGACGAGGAGGCCTATGGCCGGCTCGGCGTGCTCGCCAACTGGCGCTGCGAGACCAAGATCCTGTTCGACATTGCGCCATCCGCCTTCGTGCCGCCGCCGAAGGTAACCTCCTCCGTCGTGCGCCTCACGCCGCGCGCAGCGCCACTGCCGTGCGATCGCAAGCTGCTCGAACAGGTCGCGGCCAGCGCCTTCGGCCAGCGCCGCAAGATGCTGCGCCAAAGCCTGAAGTCGCTCGGCGTCGATCCCGCGCGGCTTGCTGCGGCCGCCGGCGTCGATGCGACGCGGCGCGCCGAGACCATTCCGATAAAGGGCTTTGTTGCCATGGCCCGGGAATTGGCGGATATACGCAGCGAAGCCGAGTAACGAAGAAATTCCGGAGGAAAGAAAATGGCGTTGATGCGCAGGCAGTCCCTGGTCAAGTTCGACGCGCCCTTGTGCGAGACCATCGTCGACACGCCGAAGCCGCAAGGGCGCGAGGTGCTGGTGCGCATCGAGCGCTGCGGCCTCTGCCATTCCGACCTGCACATCCAGGACGGCTATGCCGATCTCGGCGGTGGCAAGAAGCTCGACACCACGCGCGGCATGACGCTGCCCTTCACGCTGGGCCACGAGATCGCCGGCGTGGTCGACGAGGTCGGCCCTGACGTCGCGGCCAATCTCGTCGGCACGAAGAAAGCCGTCTTCCCCTGGATCGGCTGCGGCCAGTGCCGCGATTGCGCCAACGGCGATGAGAACCTCTGCGTGAAGCAGCGCTTCCTCGGCGTGTCCATCGATGGCGGATTTGCCACCCACGTGCTGGTGCCCGACGCGAAATATCTGCTCGACTACGATCCCCTGCCCGTCAACCAGGCCGCGACGCTGATGTGCTCCGGCGTTACCGCCTATGGCGCGCTCAAGCGCCTGGTCGACCGTCCGCGCCAGCGCAACCTCCTGCTGATCGGCCTCGGCGGCGTCGGCATGATGGGCCTGTCGTTCGCGCAGGCGATGTTCAAGCAGCCGATCACGGTCGCCGACCTCTCGCCCGCCGCGCGCGACACCGCGCTGAACAACGGTGCCGCAGTCGCCTACGATCCGTCCGAGCTCGACGTGATCAAGCGAATCCTGAAAGAGACCGAAGGCGGCTTCGATGAGATCGTCGATTTCGCCGGCAACGAGAAATCGATGGCCTTTGCGGTCGCGGTTGCCGCGCGCGGCGGCAAGATCGTGGTCTCCGGCCTGATGGGCGGCCAGTTCACGCTGCCGATGGTGCAATGGGTCTACAAGCGCATGACCATCGAGGGCTTCATGGTCGGCACGCTCGCCGAGGCCCAGGAGCTGATGGCGCTGGCGCGCGCCGGCAAGATCAAGCCGACGCCGATGCGCGAGGAGCCGATGGGCGACGTCCAGAAATGGATCGACGAGCTTCGTGCCGGCAAGGTCGTCGGCCGCATCGTGCTGAAGAACTGACCGATCGCTTGCTGCGGGCCTGGCGCAAGTCGGGCCCGCCGCACGGAACGCCTTCGACCCCGCCGCGTTGGCAGCGCATGTCCATTCGTTGCACTGTCGAAAGCGCATTCTTCATCGCCTGGAGCTGCCTGGAGCAGAGCGGCGAGCTCGGCCCTCCCGACGAGAGCGCGAACGTCATTCTCGACGCCATCGAAGCCCAGCTCAAGACCGGCGAACGCCGGCAGCTGATGCTCGCCAACCGGGCGATCGACGCCTATCGCGCGCATGCGGCCAAACGCCGATCCTCATGGGATCGCGAAGCGCGCTTCGGCTGACAGATCCTTGCCGCCCTCGGGCCGCCGGCCCGGCGGCATTCAGGCGGATTGCGGCCGGCGGTCCGTCGGGCCAAGCGCACGGGGTACGGCGCCTGGCGCTGTGACGGTACGCCAATCCGCGGCCCCGCTATGTTCACTCCTGAACAGACCTCGCGGCAATCGACGCTGAGGGCGCCGCCTGCAATCCCCGCCGCGCGAGCTTTCCGGAATTCCGGAAAGCCGTCGCCTCAACTTTTCAGCTCTCGGCGAGGTCTTGTGTGCACTTTGGAACCGTTGGTTCCGCCACGGAAACGTAGGGTTCTGGGCGGCGCCGATTCCCGGCCAGACAAGAGAAGAAACTGTGACCGGTCGGCCCCAGAACGATCTACTCCGTCAGCTTGCCCCACGAGATTTCGAGCTTCTCGCACCCTATCTCCAGCCGGTCGAAGTCGAGGCGAGCCACATCCTGCATCACGCCGGTGACGCCGTGGCGGCGGTTCATTTCCCCTGCGGCCCTACGCTTGTCTCGTTCGCCGTTCCGGTCGAGGATGATCGCGAGGTCGAGAGCCTGTTGATCGGACGCGAGGGTGCGGTGGGTATTGCCGCCGGCCGCAATCCGCCACTCGCCTATTCCCGCGTCGTCGTGAAACTGGGCGGCACGCTCGTCCGGCTGCCGCTGCGCGCGCTCGAGCAGGCGCAGCAGAGATCCGCGGCGCTGCAGGAGGTGTTT from Bradyrhizobium sp. CCBAU 53351 includes the following:
- a CDS encoding alcohol dehydrogenase translates to MALMRRQSLVKFDAPLCETIVDTPKPQGREVLVRIERCGLCHSDLHIQDGYADLGGGKKLDTTRGMTLPFTLGHEIAGVVDEVGPDVAANLVGTKKAVFPWIGCGQCRDCANGDENLCVKQRFLGVSIDGGFATHVLVPDAKYLLDYDPLPVNQAATLMCSGVTAYGALKRLVDRPRQRNLLLIGLGGVGMMGLSFAQAMFKQPITVADLSPAARDTALNNGAAVAYDPSELDVIKRILKETEGGFDEIVDFAGNEKSMAFAVAVAARGGKIVVSGLMGGQFTLPMVQWVYKRMTIEGFMVGTLAEAQELMALARAGKIKPTPMREEPMGDVQKWIDELRAGKVVGRIVLKN
- a CDS encoding Crp/Fnr family transcriptional regulator, coding for MTGRPQNDLLRQLAPRDFELLAPYLQPVEVEASHILHHAGDAVAAVHFPCGPTLVSFAVPVEDDREVESLLIGREGAVGIAAGRNPPLAYSRVVVKLGGTLVRLPLRALEQAQQRSAALQEVFSRYADCQFAQLLQTAACNAAHSIEQRAAKWIISAQERIGQAEIPLTHEQLAGMLGVSRSYASRVIQMFKARRILATRRGAILILDAAALDARACRCNDWVKKHFDEVLGAAPADG